One Robbsia sp. KACC 23696 DNA segment encodes these proteins:
- a CDS encoding ABC transporter substrate-binding protein, with protein MSIRSTQTPAALNARALSRNVLLSLSCLVGAVFATPSFAAEPASAAVHPAPSASATATLQAAVEGTINAIQQNPGARGGDPTATAAVVQSHFLPYTDFRRTARLATGDAWNKASAAQQDQIFAAFQTLLTRVYAAQLTQIQGQKVNFAFAAPTPVPKSTDVVIGSTVHTSTDDLSTRYRLEKTQDGYRIYDIDLMGIWLVQVYKQQFAAQLQAGGVDGLIKYLNAHNAQDNGG; from the coding sequence ATGAGCATTCGATCCACCCAAACGCCCGCTGCCCTGAACGCACGCGCCTTGTCTCGCAACGTCTTGTTGAGCCTCTCCTGCCTGGTCGGCGCCGTGTTTGCAACGCCGTCCTTCGCGGCGGAACCGGCCAGCGCCGCCGTGCATCCCGCGCCGAGTGCCAGCGCGACCGCGACGCTGCAGGCTGCCGTCGAAGGCACGATCAATGCGATTCAGCAGAATCCGGGCGCCCGGGGTGGCGACCCCACCGCGACGGCAGCGGTGGTTCAGTCTCATTTCCTGCCGTACACCGACTTCCGCCGTACGGCGCGCCTGGCCACCGGCGACGCCTGGAACAAGGCCAGCGCCGCGCAACAGGACCAGATCTTTGCAGCATTTCAGACGCTGCTGACCCGCGTCTACGCGGCCCAGCTGACGCAGATTCAGGGACAAAAGGTCAACTTCGCCTTTGCCGCTCCTACCCCGGTACCCAAGTCGACCGACGTCGTGATCGGCAGCACCGTGCACACATCAACCGACGACCTGAGCACGCGCTACCGCTTGGAGAAGACCCAGGACGGATATCGGATCTATGACATCGACCTGATGGGTATCTGGCTGGTTCAAGTATACAAACAGCAATTTGCCGCGCAATTACAGGCCGGGGGCGTCGATGGCTTGATCAAGTATCTGAACGCACACAACGCACAAGACAACGGCGGCTGA
- a CDS encoding TonB-dependent receptor: MRRHAIHAGFVAACGLTSEWARAENETRASEPLATVGDGAAPRRHAPPRDAVVVAAAPSSPVGGEIVLNPRATRQAVPASDGADYLSAIAGFAAVGNGGTHGDAVLRGLGGGRLSVLSNGTTTQGACGSRMDSPTAYLSPDSFESVRIVKGPGTVRWGPVALAGTVRFDRSTTRFDAPGLRFHGAVLGGMYGRHDALVDLSVGGPRGDARLVANRTYADDYRDGDNRSVPARWDKWQLDALFNVYVTDRTRLTLEAGTGDGKVRYASRGMDGARFRRDSVAIGVTTDMPGERLRSASAQWYLNRVDHVMDNFSLRTASLAGGAAPAAPAALASPGLRNYRLALSNPGRTLMGGRGELHWFLAPQWSLFTGIDGLTERQTGRFAEGIRQAADADAAANAPPNIGALPRRTNAVQARVGLFAQSEWRIGRQDGVTAGVRIDRSALSDRRQHTIDNRFSARRQAWTSGHFARWEHDALTMPLTFFVGIGQTRRMPDYWELFSGPRGSANVANAFNSVRPEKASQIDLGFYYDDGDDAGRAHPAGGALADGFGDALGPDALRQSNRSGRQAWISAYAASVQDFILFDYAPGAPFLVRNVDARLYGAEAGFSLALHPRWRIDVSSALSMGDNVSDKRPLAQMPPLDTRIGLHYRQGPWKGGLLWRVVAPQRRWAADQGTVAGRDFRASGGFGVLSLNASYAVSRVAAVHVGIDNLLNKTYAEHLNRQGAAGFGFAGNRAFNDPGRMAWAKLIVDL; the protein is encoded by the coding sequence ATGCGCCGACACGCGATCCACGCGGGCTTCGTCGCAGCGTGCGGTTTGACATCGGAGTGGGCGCGCGCGGAAAACGAGACCCGCGCGAGCGAACCGCTCGCCACAGTCGGCGACGGCGCTGCGCCACGTCGTCACGCGCCCCCGCGTGACGCAGTCGTCGTCGCGGCGGCCCCATCGTCCCCTGTTGGGGGCGAAATCGTGCTGAATCCGCGCGCGACGCGTCAGGCCGTCCCCGCCAGCGACGGCGCCGACTATCTTTCCGCGATCGCCGGTTTCGCCGCGGTCGGCAACGGCGGCACGCATGGCGACGCCGTTCTGCGCGGGCTCGGCGGCGGACGCCTATCCGTGCTCTCGAACGGCACGACGACGCAAGGTGCCTGCGGTTCGCGGATGGATTCGCCCACGGCCTATCTCTCGCCCGACTCTTTCGAATCGGTCCGCATCGTCAAAGGGCCGGGAACCGTCCGCTGGGGGCCAGTCGCTCTGGCCGGCACGGTACGCTTCGATCGCAGCACCACCCGCTTCGACGCGCCAGGCCTGCGATTTCACGGCGCCGTGCTCGGCGGCATGTACGGGCGTCATGACGCCTTGGTCGACCTGAGCGTCGGCGGCCCGCGCGGCGACGCACGCCTCGTCGCCAACCGCACGTATGCCGACGACTATCGCGACGGCGACAATCGGTCCGTGCCCGCGCGATGGGATAAGTGGCAGCTCGATGCCTTGTTCAATGTCTATGTGACCGACCGGACACGGTTGACGCTCGAAGCCGGAACCGGCGACGGTAAGGTCCGCTATGCGTCACGGGGCATGGACGGCGCCCGGTTCCGACGCGACAGCGTGGCAATCGGTGTCACGACCGATATGCCCGGCGAACGTCTGCGCTCGGCCAGCGCGCAGTGGTACCTGAATCGCGTCGATCACGTGATGGATAATTTCTCCCTGCGCACGGCAAGCCTGGCCGGCGGCGCGGCCCCCGCGGCCCCCGCGGCCCTCGCGTCTCCCGGCCTGCGGAACTATCGGCTGGCCCTGTCGAATCCGGGACGCACCTTGATGGGCGGCCGCGGCGAATTGCACTGGTTCCTGGCGCCGCAGTGGTCCCTGTTCACCGGAATCGACGGTTTAACCGAGCGCCAGACGGGTCGCTTTGCCGAAGGCATCAGACAAGCAGCCGATGCCGATGCGGCCGCGAACGCCCCGCCGAATATCGGCGCCCTTCCCCGTCGAACCAATGCCGTGCAAGCGCGTGTCGGGCTGTTCGCCCAATCCGAATGGCGTATCGGACGGCAGGACGGCGTGACCGCCGGCGTGCGCATCGACCGGAGCGCCCTGTCGGACCGACGCCAACATACGATCGACAATCGATTCTCCGCCCGCAGGCAAGCGTGGACATCCGGCCACTTCGCGCGATGGGAGCATGATGCGCTTACCATGCCGCTGACCTTCTTTGTCGGCATCGGCCAGACGCGACGGATGCCCGATTATTGGGAGCTATTCTCCGGGCCGCGCGGTTCGGCCAATGTCGCCAACGCCTTCAACAGCGTGCGGCCGGAGAAGGCATCACAGATCGACCTCGGCTTCTACTATGACGACGGCGACGATGCCGGGCGGGCGCATCCCGCCGGTGGCGCCCTCGCGGACGGCTTCGGCGATGCACTGGGGCCGGACGCCCTGCGCCAGTCGAACCGATCCGGTCGACAGGCCTGGATCAGCGCCTATGCTGCGAGCGTGCAGGATTTCATCTTGTTCGACTATGCGCCCGGTGCGCCCTTTTTGGTCCGCAATGTCGACGCACGCCTCTATGGCGCGGAGGCCGGTTTCAGCCTGGCCTTGCATCCGCGATGGCGCATCGACGTGTCGAGCGCGCTTTCCATGGGCGACAATGTCAGCGACAAACGCCCCTTGGCACAAATGCCGCCGCTCGATACCCGCATCGGGCTCCACTATCGGCAGGGCCCATGGAAGGGAGGCCTGCTCTGGCGAGTCGTCGCGCCGCAACGCCGTTGGGCCGCGGACCAAGGCACCGTCGCCGGTCGCGATTTTCGGGCAAGCGGCGGATTCGGCGTCCTCTCGCTCAATGCGTCCTACGCGGTCAGCCGCGTCGCGGCCGTGCACGTCGGCATCGACAATCTGCTTAACAAGACTTATGCCGAGCACTTGAACCGACAGGGCGCCGCGGGCTTCGGCTTTGCCGGCAACCGTGCGTTCAACGACCCCGGTCGGATGGCGTGGGCAAAATTGATTGTCGACCTATAG
- a CDS encoding lysylphosphatidylglycerol synthase domain-containing protein — MKRSAFVALTIGLLLFVALLAWRGVGLIAQTFLAAGWGIVVVALFHLLPLLLDGAAAAVLLPSRTPYRPASGNARPDAAPAPPSFWRVVGARWACESVNSLMPAGQMGGPVVMARLLSRRTGPSPQGATNATATATARANSADTPSIGRAYDVADAGAIVTVATTQQMFAQGAFAILGIIVLALHVGRHALTWPLLIAIAVFAAIGIGFYKAQRRGLFTWLASGLARTRYGRARPAWLAAAARLDQRIGAVYTHAPAVRACFALNLVGWIVGTGEVWLALRFIGHPIGWAEAFALESLGQAVRGAAFAIPGALGVQEGGLLLLAPLLGVAPDTAIALSLCKRARELLLGLPGLLYWHWQERALQRDMPKPVLSTLPPVD; from the coding sequence ATGAAACGCTCCGCCTTTGTCGCGCTGACGATCGGGCTGTTACTGTTCGTCGCACTGCTCGCCTGGCGGGGTGTGGGATTGATCGCCCAGACTTTCCTCGCCGCAGGCTGGGGCATCGTCGTCGTCGCGCTGTTCCATCTGCTGCCGCTGCTGCTGGACGGCGCGGCCGCCGCGGTATTGCTGCCGTCGCGCACGCCCTACCGCCCCGCGTCCGGAAACGCGCGCCCTGATGCCGCGCCAGCGCCGCCTTCGTTCTGGCGCGTCGTCGGGGCGCGCTGGGCCTGCGAATCGGTCAACAGCCTGATGCCCGCCGGACAGATGGGCGGCCCCGTCGTCATGGCCCGCCTGCTGTCGCGTCGTACCGGTCCGTCGCCTCAGGGCGCGACGAATGCGACGGCGACGGCGACCGCGCGCGCGAATTCTGCCGATACGCCATCGATCGGCCGCGCCTATGACGTGGCGGATGCCGGCGCCATCGTCACCGTCGCCACCACGCAGCAGATGTTCGCCCAAGGCGCTTTCGCCATTCTCGGCATCATCGTGCTGGCGCTCCACGTCGGCCGCCATGCACTGACCTGGCCGTTGCTCATCGCGATCGCCGTCTTCGCGGCCATCGGCATCGGCTTCTACAAGGCACAGCGGCGCGGCCTGTTCACCTGGCTTGCCTCCGGTCTAGCGCGCACCCGGTATGGTCGCGCGCGCCCCGCCTGGTTGGCCGCCGCGGCGCGCCTCGACCAGCGGATCGGCGCCGTCTATACCCACGCGCCGGCGGTTCGCGCCTGTTTCGCGTTGAACCTCGTCGGCTGGATTGTCGGTACCGGCGAGGTCTGGCTGGCGTTGCGGTTCATTGGACATCCCATCGGCTGGGCCGAAGCCTTCGCACTCGAAAGCCTCGGCCAGGCGGTGCGTGGCGCCGCATTTGCGATTCCCGGTGCACTGGGCGTACAGGAAGGGGGACTGCTACTGCTCGCGCCGCTGCTCGGCGTCGCGCCCGATACGGCCATCGCCCTGTCCCTGTGCAAGCGCGCGCGCGAACTGCTGCTGGGACTGCCGGGCTTACTCTATTGGCACTGGCAGGAACGCGCGTTGCAGCGCGACATGCCGAAGCCGGTCCTGAGCACGTTGCCACCAGTCGACTGA
- the lplT gene encoding lysophospholipid transporter LplT, translated as MKKGFYTIIAAQFTSSLADNALLIAAIALLADRHSASWLTPLLQLFFSISYVLLAPFVGAFSDSMPKGRVMLLANTLKAVGCLLMLFGLHPILAYGVVGIGAAAYSPAKYGILTELLPARDLVKANGWIEAATVGSTILGTVLGGALVAPSVGHLLGVWHLPLLDTAARGAMFAVMACYAAAAVINLGIPDTGARYPARALSQPRVLARDFAHAFNVLWHDRLAQIVLAVTTMLWGAAVTLQLLVLKWAQVSLGTSLSGAAVLQSVIGIGLAAGATLAATRLPLRRSMEALPIGIVTGFAIVGIAFYNRHSLPIGGSWHIGDYSVPLYMLAAYPMMAIIGALSGFFVVPMNAVLQHRGHVLLSAGHSIAVQNFNQNIAVLLMLGLYAVMLRQGMPIPWIITFFGVIICLLMTWMMRRHARNVRDHNVNAALQDVLHDAEAETHDAARTADAQSKA; from the coding sequence TTGAAGAAGGGTTTTTACACGATCATCGCGGCGCAGTTCACGTCCTCGCTGGCGGACAACGCGCTGCTGATCGCGGCCATCGCGCTACTGGCGGATCGCCATTCGGCATCCTGGCTCACGCCGTTGCTTCAGCTGTTCTTCTCGATCTCCTATGTGTTGCTGGCGCCCTTCGTCGGCGCCTTCTCGGATTCGATGCCGAAGGGCCGCGTGATGCTGCTCGCCAACACGTTGAAAGCGGTCGGCTGCCTGCTGATGCTATTCGGCCTGCATCCGATCCTGGCCTATGGCGTGGTCGGTATCGGCGCCGCGGCGTATTCGCCAGCGAAATACGGCATCCTGACCGAATTGCTGCCCGCCCGCGACCTGGTGAAGGCCAATGGCTGGATCGAGGCGGCCACAGTCGGCTCGACGATTCTCGGCACCGTGCTCGGGGGCGCGCTCGTCGCGCCGTCGGTCGGGCATCTGCTGGGCGTTTGGCATCTACCGCTGCTCGATACCGCCGCGCGCGGCGCCATGTTCGCCGTGATGGCCTGCTACGCGGCGGCGGCGGTGATTAATCTCGGCATTCCCGATACTGGCGCGCGCTATCCGGCCCGCGCCTTGTCGCAGCCACGCGTGCTGGCGCGCGATTTCGCGCACGCCTTCAATGTCCTGTGGCACGACCGTCTCGCGCAGATCGTCCTCGCCGTCACCACGATGTTGTGGGGCGCCGCCGTTACATTGCAGTTGCTGGTCTTGAAGTGGGCGCAGGTCTCGCTCGGCACGAGCTTGTCCGGCGCGGCGGTATTGCAGAGCGTGATCGGCATCGGACTCGCGGCGGGCGCCACCCTCGCCGCCACTCGGTTGCCGCTGCGTCGTTCGATGGAGGCGTTGCCGATCGGCATCGTCACCGGTTTCGCGATCGTCGGCATCGCCTTCTACAACCGGCACTCGCTGCCGATCGGCGGCAGTTGGCATATCGGCGACTACAGCGTGCCGCTTTACATGCTGGCGGCCTATCCGATGATGGCGATCATCGGCGCCCTGTCCGGCTTTTTCGTGGTGCCGATGAATGCGGTGCTGCAACATCGCGGCCATGTGCTGCTCAGCGCCGGTCACTCGATCGCGGTGCAGAACTTCAATCAGAATATCGCCGTGCTGCTGATGCTGGGCCTGTACGCGGTCATGCTTCGGCAAGGGATGCCGATCCCCTGGATCATCACCTTCTTCGGCGTGATCATCTGTTTGCTGATGACCTGGATGATGCGCCGTCACGCGCGCAATGTCCGCGATCACAACGTCAACGCGGCGCTGCAGGACGTCCTGCATGACGCCGAAGCGGAAACGCACGACGCTGCGCGCACCGCCGACGCGCAATCGAAAGCCTAG
- a CDS encoding CDP-alcohol phosphatidyltransferase family protein, producing the protein MPPIPRTWDARLARRMILPLVNTPVTPNHLTTVRLIVGLFCAAAFAHGGYMWGNLGALLLVCSNVIDHADGELARVSGKTSRIGHFYDLAADALVTVLLFAGIGLGIQSANTGGWSDYGTVGGTLAGVSVAVIFFLRMRIEEMAGKAGTAQPAWGGFELEDILYLMPIVTLFDGLRGFLMLSSIGAPAFAIWIAVDFVKVTRRTRQAVTP; encoded by the coding sequence ATGCCGCCGATACCTCGCACCTGGGACGCTCGTCTGGCGCGCCGGATGATCCTGCCCCTGGTCAACACCCCTGTCACCCCCAATCATTTGACCACGGTCCGACTTATCGTCGGCCTGTTTTGTGCGGCGGCGTTCGCACATGGCGGTTATATGTGGGGCAATCTCGGCGCACTGCTGCTGGTCTGCTCGAACGTCATCGACCATGCGGACGGCGAGCTGGCACGCGTCAGCGGCAAGACCAGTCGCATCGGTCACTTCTACGATCTCGCCGCCGATGCCCTGGTGACGGTGCTGCTCTTCGCGGGCATCGGTCTCGGCATCCAATCGGCCAACACCGGCGGCTGGTCCGATTACGGCACGGTCGGCGGCACATTGGCAGGCGTCAGCGTCGCGGTGATCTTTTTCCTGCGAATGCGAATCGAGGAAATGGCCGGCAAGGCCGGTACCGCCCAGCCGGCATGGGGCGGTTTCGAACTCGAGGACATTCTGTATCTGATGCCGATCGTCACGCTGTTCGACGGCCTGCGGGGTTTTCTGATGCTCTCTTCAATCGGCGCCCCGGCATTTGCGATCTGGATAGCCGTGGATTTTGTTAAAGTCACGCGTCGGACCCGTCAGGCCGTCACACCGTAA
- a CDS encoding inositol monophosphatase family protein, with the protein MHQRSPMLNMAVKAARAAGSIINRASLNLDQVKVEQKQTNDFVTEVDKSAEKAIIDTLLGAYPSHSVLAEESGATDNRSEYQWVIDPLDGTSNFIHGFPYYCVSIALLHRGVVTEAVVYDPNRNDLFTATRGSGAFLNEKRIRVGRRDRLADGLIATGFPFKDLAGLKNYMQLFIEMTKSCAGLRRPGAAALDLANVAAGRLDGFFEQGLSPWDVAAGSLLITEAGGIVGNYIGNGDYIDSGEVMAANPKIFANMVRVLGPYSKLRQSAGAASDTASGKTGAAD; encoded by the coding sequence ATGCATCAGCGTTCCCCCATGCTCAATATGGCCGTCAAGGCGGCCCGCGCAGCCGGCAGTATCATCAATCGGGCGTCGCTGAACCTCGACCAGGTCAAGGTCGAGCAGAAGCAAACGAACGATTTCGTCACCGAAGTCGACAAGTCGGCCGAAAAGGCCATTATCGACACCTTGCTTGGCGCCTATCCGTCGCACTCGGTGCTCGCCGAAGAGTCCGGCGCGACCGATAACCGGTCGGAATATCAGTGGGTGATCGATCCGCTGGACGGCACGTCGAATTTCATCCACGGCTTCCCCTACTACTGCGTGTCGATCGCGCTGCTGCATCGCGGCGTGGTCACGGAAGCGGTCGTCTACGACCCGAACCGCAACGACCTGTTCACGGCCACGCGTGGATCGGGCGCCTTCCTGAACGAAAAGCGCATCCGCGTCGGGCGCCGCGATCGTCTGGCCGATGGCCTTATCGCCACCGGCTTCCCGTTCAAGGATCTGGCCGGCCTGAAGAACTACATGCAGTTGTTCATCGAGATGACGAAGTCCTGCGCCGGTCTGCGTCGCCCCGGCGCGGCTGCGCTGGATCTGGCGAACGTCGCCGCCGGTCGCCTCGACGGTTTCTTCGAGCAAGGCCTGTCGCCGTGGGACGTCGCCGCGGGCAGCTTGCTGATCACGGAAGCGGGCGGCATCGTCGGCAACTACATCGGCAACGGCGATTACATCGACAGCGGTGAGGTGATGGCCGCCAATCCGAAGATTTTCGCGAACATGGTCCGCGTGCTGGGTCCGTACTCGAAACTGCGCCAGTCGGCCGGCGCCGCGAGCGACACCGCCTCCGGCAAGACGGGCGCCGCCGATTGA
- a CDS encoding MMPL family transporter translates to MLTSWISRVVNGSARRPWTVVGLALVIVVVSAWYAATHFAINTDINGLIDSKKPWAQRDRQLDQAFPGRSQTTLAVIDAPAPELADQAANELAAHLAAHPTQFKDVTRPDGGAFFEHNGLLYLSPTALQTLTSQLDQGKSLLNSLARDPSLRGLANLLSVTLLVPVQTGKVTLPQMANLLSRSADAVDGALADKPVALSWRDLAQGTSNLDTHEAEAPGAASGAAATSPLKTASAATVSPAASTPSSPAGDAANPNGVTYAVPSNVTGQQPGRAFIAIHPVLDYAALEPSAAASAAIRQAAVDLHLAERFHAQVRLTGARPLSDEEFSSVAEGALPNAIVSLLVVLAILWYALRSVRLVIAVFTVLIGGLAVTAALGLLMVGALNLISVAFAVLFIGIGVDFSIQFGVRYREERFLAQDLMAAMRACAKAIALPLSLAAVATAVSFFSFLPTAYRGISELGLIAGVGILFVAFPSSITVLPALIALLKPPGERAAPGFHFLEPVDRLFERKRKPILIVTLALVIAGLPLLAFLRFDFNPLHLKNPHSESMTTLAALGAQTAGVNDISVLTDSPDDARALAKRLGALPEVAQALSLDSFIPADQPQKMAIIDALRATLAPILSQTPLPAATDGARVSALRNAAMQLDSAVLDHPGPGAAEAKRLASSLRKLAAADAATRDRAETALALPLQISLSRLATMLQPTPVDAQTLPAPLRANWTNDKGQALVQVSPAVPPHTDPGNDAMLKRFTDAVLKAAPQAVGGPISIIASADAIITAFIQATAIALVAVTLLLWLALRRFGDVLRTLVPLLVSGTVTLEICVLIGLPLNFANIIALPLLLGIGVAFKIYYVLAWRRGQMRLLSAGLTQAVILSAATTAVAFGSLWLSHHPGTSSMGRLLTLSLVCTLVGAVFFQPILMGKPRQGADRAAQD, encoded by the coding sequence ATGCTGACGTCGTGGATTTCGCGTGTTGTCAATGGGTCGGCCCGCCGGCCTTGGACCGTGGTGGGGCTGGCATTGGTGATCGTGGTGGTCAGCGCCTGGTATGCGGCCACCCATTTTGCCATCAACACCGATATCAACGGTTTGATCGACAGCAAGAAGCCGTGGGCGCAGCGCGACCGCCAATTGGACCAGGCCTTCCCGGGGCGCTCTCAGACGACGCTGGCGGTCATCGATGCGCCGGCGCCGGAGCTGGCGGATCAGGCGGCAAATGAACTGGCGGCCCATCTCGCCGCCCATCCGACACAGTTCAAGGACGTGACACGGCCCGATGGCGGCGCGTTTTTCGAGCACAACGGACTGCTGTATCTGTCGCCGACGGCGTTGCAGACGCTGACATCGCAGCTTGATCAGGGTAAATCCCTGCTGAATTCGCTGGCGCGAGACCCGAGCCTGCGTGGGCTGGCCAATCTGCTGTCGGTGACGTTGCTGGTGCCGGTGCAAACGGGCAAGGTGACCTTGCCGCAAATGGCGAACCTGCTTTCGCGCAGCGCCGATGCGGTGGACGGCGCGCTGGCCGACAAGCCTGTCGCGCTGTCCTGGCGCGACCTGGCACAAGGCACGTCGAATCTCGATACCCACGAGGCGGAAGCGCCGGGGGCAGCCTCCGGCGCAGCGGCGACGTCGCCGCTGAAGACCGCTTCGGCCGCGACAGTGTCGCCCGCCGCCTCGACACCATCATCGCCCGCTGGCGACGCGGCGAATCCGAATGGCGTGACCTACGCAGTGCCGTCCAACGTGACGGGCCAGCAGCCGGGGCGCGCGTTTATCGCCATTCACCCGGTGCTGGACTACGCGGCCCTGGAGCCGAGCGCTGCCGCGTCGGCCGCGATTCGTCAGGCGGCCGTGGACTTGCATCTGGCCGAGCGTTTCCATGCGCAGGTGCGTCTGACGGGGGCGCGGCCGTTGTCCGACGAGGAATTTTCGTCGGTGGCGGAGGGCGCCTTGCCGAACGCGATCGTCTCGCTGCTCGTCGTGCTGGCGATTCTTTGGTATGCGCTGCGCTCGGTCCGCCTGGTGATCGCCGTGTTTACCGTATTGATCGGCGGACTGGCCGTGACGGCGGCGCTCGGCCTGCTGATGGTGGGTGCCTTGAATCTGATTTCGGTCGCCTTCGCCGTGCTGTTCATCGGCATCGGCGTGGATTTCAGTATCCAATTCGGCGTCCGCTATCGGGAGGAGCGCTTCCTGGCGCAGGATCTGATGGCGGCGATGCGGGCCTGCGCGAAAGCGATCGCCTTGCCCTTGTCGCTGGCGGCGGTTGCCACGGCGGTCAGTTTCTTTTCCTTCCTGCCCACGGCCTATCGCGGTATCTCCGAGCTTGGCCTGATCGCGGGGGTCGGGATTCTCTTCGTCGCTTTCCCGTCGAGCATCACGGTGCTTCCGGCACTGATTGCCTTGCTGAAGCCGCCTGGAGAACGCGCCGCACCGGGTTTCCATTTCCTGGAACCGGTGGATCGCCTGTTCGAGCGTAAGCGCAAGCCCATTCTGATCGTCACGCTGGCCTTGGTCATTGCGGGGCTGCCGTTACTGGCGTTTTTGCGTTTCGATTTCAATCCGCTTCATCTGAAAAACCCGCATTCGGAGTCGATGACGACGCTGGCCGCGCTCGGCGCGCAAACGGCGGGCGTCAACGATATCTCCGTGCTGACCGATTCTCCTGACGACGCGCGGGCGCTGGCCAAACGTCTCGGCGCCTTGCCGGAAGTCGCGCAGGCGCTGTCGTTGGACAGTTTTATCCCTGCCGATCAGCCACAGAAAATGGCGATCATCGACGCGCTGCGTGCGACGCTGGCCCCCATTTTGTCGCAGACGCCGTTGCCGGCGGCGACCGATGGCGCCCGGGTTTCGGCCTTACGCAATGCGGCAATGCAGCTCGATAGCGCCGTACTCGATCACCCGGGCCCAGGCGCCGCAGAGGCGAAACGCCTGGCGTCGAGTCTGCGGAAACTCGCTGCCGCCGATGCGGCAACGCGCGACCGTGCCGAAACGGCGCTGGCCTTGCCGCTGCAAATTTCGCTTTCCCGCCTTGCGACGATGCTGCAGCCGACGCCGGTCGATGCCCAGACGCTGCCCGCGCCATTGCGTGCGAACTGGACCAATGACAAAGGGCAGGCCCTGGTACAGGTTTCCCCAGCGGTGCCACCGCATACCGATCCGGGCAACGACGCGATGTTGAAGCGTTTCACCGATGCGGTGCTGAAAGCCGCGCCGCAGGCGGTGGGCGGTCCGATCTCGATCATCGCCTCGGCCGATGCGATCATTACTGCCTTTATCCAGGCCACGGCCATCGCCTTGGTCGCCGTCACCTTGTTGCTCTGGTTGGCCTTGCGCCGCTTCGGCGATGTCCTGCGCACCTTGGTGCCATTGCTCGTTTCGGGAACGGTTACGCTGGAGATCTGCGTATTGATCGGTTTGCCGCTGAATTTCGCCAACATCATCGCCTTGCCCTTGCTACTGGGGATCGGCGTCGCGTTCAAGATCTACTATGTGCTGGCGTGGCGTCGAGGGCAGATGCGACTCCTCAGCGCAGGTTTGACGCAGGCGGTGATCCTCAGCGCGGCAACCACGGCAGTCGCGTTCGGCAGTCTGTGGTTATCGCATCATCCCGGTACGTCGAGCATGGGGCGCCTGCTGACCTTGTCGTTGGTATGCACGCTGGTCGGGGCGGTGTTCTTTCAACCGATCCTGATGGGCAAGCCACGACAGGGCGCCGATCGCGCCGCGCAAGATTGA
- a CDS encoding 2OG-Fe(II) oxygenase, which produces MSSVSPSSRSPKTPPARGTTYVAPGVQIDATTPNASAVALLPDRLRLLDDPSLRGEFVEQGKFLFLRDFLPPTLTQAVIDGMQAARVEMNRNYLPGHKKGGSVSRYTIDRLAPVIAELYRSPALIGWLETMAGEPLMPSPESDPHAYALYFYTEPGDHIGWHYDTSYYKGRRYTVLLGVLDESSSKLEYKLHTRDASRPRTPDLEGSIGLNPGALVFFDGDTLSHRITPLGDGEERVSLTFEYVTDPRMGQWQRFISNMKDAVAYFGFKQVFRRKGPR; this is translated from the coding sequence ATGTCCTCTGTTTCCCCCTCTTCCCGCTCCCCGAAAACGCCGCCCGCACGTGGCACGACTTATGTCGCGCCAGGCGTTCAGATCGATGCAACCACGCCGAACGCCTCGGCTGTCGCGCTGCTGCCCGACCGCTTGCGCCTGCTCGACGACCCGTCGCTGCGCGGTGAATTCGTCGAGCAAGGCAAATTTCTGTTTCTCCGCGATTTTCTGCCGCCGACGCTGACCCAGGCGGTCATCGACGGCATGCAGGCAGCGCGCGTCGAGATGAACCGGAATTACCTCCCGGGACACAAGAAAGGCGGCAGCGTCAGCCGCTATACGATCGATCGCCTGGCGCCGGTGATTGCCGAGTTGTATCGCTCGCCCGCGCTGATCGGCTGGCTCGAGACCATGGCCGGCGAACCGCTGATGCCTTCGCCGGAGAGCGATCCGCACGCCTACGCGCTGTATTTCTATACGGAACCGGGCGACCACATCGGCTGGCATTACGACACGTCCTACTACAAAGGCCGGCGATATACCGTACTCTTGGGCGTCTTGGACGAATCGTCCAGCAAGCTCGAATACAAACTGCATACACGCGACGCCTCGCGGCCGCGAACACCTGATTTGGAAGGGTCGATCGGCCTGAACCCCGGCGCCCTGGTGTTCTTCGATGGCGATACGCTGTCTCACCGCATCACGCCCCTGGGCGACGGAGAGGAACGCGTATCGCTGACGTTCGAATATGTGACCGACCCGAGAATGGGACAGTGGCAGCGCTTTATCTCGAACATGAAGGACGCGGTCGCCTACTTCGGTTTCAAACAGGTATTCCGCCGCAAGGGCCCGCGCTGA